The following are encoded together in the Lactuca sativa cultivar Salinas chromosome 1, Lsat_Salinas_v11, whole genome shotgun sequence genome:
- the LOC111916545 gene encoding uncharacterized protein LOC111916545, producing MATWMLTSLPNFDSSKNEIKKWRAKDHPKETEELLKLKSRVQELDIAAENNSLSVLELQERRLGVQRIIELEKLAVLDLKEMARIRWTVDGDEDTRFFHGYVNNKKNKNHIHGLIINGSWNTDVAAIKGEVLSFYQKKFQEKWPSRPKLISSEFSMLDPASRSKIEEPFSTEEIKRAIWACGGDKAPGPDGFTFDFIKKIWDVLKGDIMEFIKYFEIYGTLERG from the coding sequence ATGGCAACCTGGATGCTTACCTCGCTGCCAAATTTCGATTCCTCAAAAAATGAAATAAAGAAGTGGAGAGCAAAGGATCACCCTAAGGAGACGGAGGAGCTGTTGAAGCTTAAAAGTAGGGTACAGGAACTCGACATAGCTGCTGAAAATAATTCGTTATCAGTGTTGGAATTACAGGAGAGGAGACTTGGTGTTCAAAGGATAATTGAGCTTGAAAAATTGGCTGTCCTTGACTTAAAAGAAATGGCTAGAATCCGATGGACAGTCGATGGAGATGAGGATACCCGTTTTTTCCACGGGTATGTaaacaacaagaaaaacaagaacCACATTCATGGGTTGATTATCAATGGATCCTGGAACACTGATGTGGCAGCAATAAAAGGTGAAGTTCTCTCGTTCtatcaaaaaaaatttcaagaAAAGTGGCCTTCCAGGCCAAAACTCATCAGTAGTGAATTTAGTATGCTCGATCCGGCCTCTCGATCAAAAATTGAAGAGCCCTTCTCAACTGAAGAAATAAAACGAGCTATATGGGCGTGTGGAGGGGATAAGGCACCTGGCCCAGATGGATTCACCtttgattttattaaaaaaatttggGATGTATTGAAGGGGGATATCATGGAATTCATCAAATACTTTGAGATATATGGAACGTTGGAGCGGGGTTGA